One Halobacterium zhouii genomic region harbors:
- a CDS encoding 3-hydroxyacyl-CoA dehydrogenase family protein has product MRDLEDIETVGVVGAGTMGAGIAQVSAMAGYSVVMRDVETEYVQRGFDSIEDSLDRFVEKEELDEGEKLDVLERIQGTTELSELSDCDVVVEAAVENMDVKQDIFADLDEELPEDVVLATNTSTLSITTIASVTDRPEDVVGLHFMNPVPVMTGVEVVVGEKTDDDVVEFAHQFAEALDKETWESDDKPGFVTNRILMPWLNEGIRAFDEGVASKEDIDKGMKLGTNVPMGPLELADHIGLDICLDASETLHEELGDRYKPAYLLKRKVDAGDLGKKTGTGFYDYE; this is encoded by the coding sequence ATGCGCGACCTCGAAGACATCGAGACCGTCGGCGTCGTCGGCGCGGGAACGATGGGCGCGGGCATCGCTCAGGTGAGCGCGATGGCCGGGTACTCCGTCGTGATGCGCGACGTCGAGACGGAGTACGTCCAGCGTGGCTTCGACAGCATCGAGGACTCACTCGACCGGTTCGTCGAGAAGGAGGAACTCGACGAAGGGGAGAAACTCGACGTGCTCGAACGCATCCAGGGCACGACCGAGCTCTCCGAGCTCTCGGACTGCGACGTCGTCGTAGAGGCCGCCGTGGAGAACATGGACGTCAAGCAGGACATCTTCGCGGACCTCGACGAGGAACTCCCCGAAGACGTCGTACTCGCCACGAACACGTCCACGCTCTCGATCACCACCATCGCGTCGGTCACCGACCGCCCCGAGGACGTGGTCGGCCTCCACTTCATGAACCCCGTCCCAGTCATGACGGGTGTCGAGGTCGTAGTCGGTGAGAAGACCGACGATGACGTTGTCGAGTTCGCCCACCAGTTCGCGGAGGCGCTCGACAAGGAGACCTGGGAGTCCGACGACAAACCCGGATTCGTCACGAACCGCATCCTGATGCCGTGGCTCAACGAGGGCATCCGCGCGTTCGACGAGGGCGTCGCGTCGAAGGAGGACATCGACAAGGGGATGAAACTCGGCACGAACGTGCCGATGGGTCCCCTCGAACTCGCCGACCACATCGGTCTCGACATCTGTCTCGACGCGAGCGAGACGCTCCACGAGGAACTGGGCGACCGCTACAAGCCCGCCTACCTCCTCAAGCGCAAGGTCGACGCCGGCGACCTCGGCAAGAAGACCGGGACGGGCTTCTACGACTACGAGTAG
- a CDS encoding DUF7409 domain-containing protein, giving the protein MAQSDTRDALLALRHVGPATADALTDADVEASAIESKTVSHADLVAAGVNPGVAARIRREHSLQWSFEGGQDLGRRAEQVRGLHDDEREWVAASYGDDANASADGSGDAAAEEAAWRDRPISASDPESDAEAEWQRQSWPNEDENADRSEISWRERSKPTPVTALEGVADGDAKLLARAGITSVRSLETANVERTADSLDIPADLVEAWQCAARELDSYSDSSK; this is encoded by the coding sequence GTGGCACAGAGCGACACCCGCGATGCGCTACTCGCACTTCGACACGTCGGTCCGGCGACAGCGGACGCGCTGACGGACGCAGACGTCGAAGCGAGCGCCATCGAGTCGAAGACGGTGTCGCACGCGGACCTCGTGGCGGCGGGCGTGAACCCTGGAGTCGCCGCTCGGATTCGCCGAGAACATTCCCTTCAGTGGTCCTTCGAGGGCGGCCAGGATCTCGGCCGGCGCGCCGAACAGGTTCGCGGCCTGCACGACGACGAACGCGAGTGGGTGGCCGCGAGCTACGGCGACGACGCGAACGCGTCCGCCGACGGGAGCGGCGACGCCGCCGCGGAGGAGGCCGCGTGGCGGGACAGACCGATATCGGCGAGCGACCCGGAATCCGACGCGGAGGCCGAGTGGCAACGGCAGTCGTGGCCGAACGAGGACGAGAACGCGGATCGCAGCGAAATCTCGTGGCGGGAGCGGTCGAAACCCACGCCGGTGACCGCACTCGAGGGCGTCGCCGACGGCGACGCCAAACTGCTCGCGCGTGCCGGCATCACGTCGGTCCGTAGCCTCGAAACCGCGAACGTGGAACGGACAGCGGACTCACTGGATATTCCTGCCGACCTCGTCGAGGCGTGGCAGTGCGCGGCCCGCGAACTCGACTCGTACTCGGATTCGAGTAAATAA
- a CDS encoding class I fructose-bisphosphate aldolase, producing MLSFEDSPIARDGKVLILAYDHGLEHGPVDFEDVPETMDPETVWDVATHDAVSSLAVQKGVAEAYYPSYEDDVNLLAKLNGTSNLWMGEPDSSVNWSVDYAAEVGADAIGFTMYGGSNNEIEMAEEFRKAQEAAREHDLPVVMWSYPRGQGLKNDKKPGTIAYAARQALELGADIAKVKYPGNPDSMSHAVNAAGPTKVVMSGGSKTSDREFLSTVKDAIDAGAAGLAVGRNVWQRENAAGFLDGLEAVIYEETTVDEALSRI from the coding sequence ATGCTCTCGTTCGAGGACTCCCCGATTGCGCGCGACGGGAAAGTACTGATTCTCGCGTACGACCACGGACTCGAACACGGCCCGGTGGACTTCGAGGACGTGCCCGAGACGATGGACCCGGAGACGGTGTGGGACGTCGCGACCCACGACGCGGTGTCCTCGCTCGCCGTCCAGAAGGGAGTCGCCGAGGCGTACTACCCCTCCTACGAGGACGACGTGAACCTCCTCGCGAAACTCAACGGCACGTCGAACCTCTGGATGGGAGAGCCCGATTCGTCCGTGAACTGGTCGGTGGACTACGCCGCAGAGGTCGGCGCGGACGCCATCGGGTTCACGATGTACGGTGGGTCGAACAACGAGATCGAGATGGCCGAGGAGTTCCGGAAGGCCCAGGAAGCCGCCCGCGAGCACGACCTGCCCGTGGTGATGTGGTCGTACCCGCGCGGCCAGGGTCTCAAGAACGACAAGAAGCCGGGCACCATCGCGTACGCGGCGCGGCAGGCGCTGGAACTTGGCGCGGACATTGCGAAGGTAAAGTACCCCGGTAATCCGGACTCGATGTCCCACGCGGTGAACGCGGCGGGCCCGACGAAAGTCGTGATGTCGGGCGGGTCGAAGACGAGTGACCGCGAGTTCCTCTCGACCGTGAAAGACGCCATCGACGCGGGCGCGGCCGGGTTGGCGGTCGGTCGGAACGTCTGGCAGCGCGAGAACGCGGCGGGGTTCCTCGACGGCCTGGAGGCGGTCATCTACGAGGAGACGACCGTCGACGAGGCGCTCTCCCGGATCTAA
- a CDS encoding class 1 fructose-bisphosphatase, with amino-acid sequence MSVSRVLDVVADAAPEIRAGLPERRTKAETENESGEAQLEADLWADDLLYDRLADVDGVNWYGSEERADPLTVGDAEDGVAVAVDPLDGSSNVKSNNPCGTVVGVYDEPLPAPGSSLVAAAFVLYGPITTMTVARDGDVTEYLLEGGERTDLGGVELPENPVVYGFGGRVPDWTEAFEAYVRDVEQELKLRYGGAMIADVNQVLEYGGVFGYPGLQSQAEGKLRACFESMPIAYIVETAGGASSDGTRSLLDLDPDGLHERTPTFVGNESVIEDLEAALSD; translated from the coding sequence ATGTCGGTATCGCGTGTACTCGACGTCGTGGCCGACGCGGCCCCCGAGATCCGAGCAGGGTTGCCCGAGCGCCGCACGAAGGCGGAGACGGAAAACGAGAGCGGCGAGGCGCAACTCGAGGCGGACCTGTGGGCGGACGACCTGTTGTACGACCGTCTCGCCGACGTGGACGGCGTGAACTGGTACGGCAGCGAGGAGCGAGCCGATCCGCTGACCGTGGGGGACGCCGAGGACGGCGTCGCGGTCGCCGTCGACCCGCTCGACGGTTCCTCGAACGTGAAGTCGAACAACCCCTGTGGGACGGTCGTCGGCGTGTACGACGAACCGCTGCCGGCGCCGGGGTCGAGTCTCGTCGCGGCGGCGTTCGTGCTGTACGGACCGATCACGACGATGACAGTGGCCCGCGACGGTGACGTCACGGAGTACCTCCTGGAGGGAGGCGAGCGTACCGACCTCGGTGGCGTAGAACTGCCAGAGAACCCCGTCGTGTACGGGTTCGGTGGGCGCGTACCTGACTGGACCGAGGCCTTCGAGGCGTACGTGCGCGACGTCGAGCAGGAACTCAAACTCCGGTACGGTGGCGCGATGATCGCGGACGTGAATCAGGTGCTGGAGTACGGCGGCGTCTTCGGCTATCCGGGCTTGCAGTCCCAGGCCGAGGGGAAACTACGCGCGTGCTTCGAGTCGATGCCCATCGCGTACATCGTCGAGACGGCGGGTGGCGCGTCGAGTGACGGCACGCGGTCGCTGCTCGACCTCGACCCCGATGGCCTCCACGAGCGGACGCCGACATTCGTCGGGAACGAGTCGGTCATCGAGGACCTGGAGGCCGCGCTTTCGGACTAG
- a CDS encoding helix-turn-helix transcriptional regulator, with protein sequence MVDGDVASTVELLARRAELLRSLRAGAESKRDLVDALSVSRSTVDRAIRRLESHGFVARCEGAVEITLKGRLALTAFESFAADVSSLDAAGAVLERMGASSRMDVSMLRNADVVEPDRVTPNRPAGALLEHLQNATSVRGFTNVVLPSYVDVFRENILNHDVPVDLVVTPDVLEELVANYRDTLDQTLETECLDLLCANRTLEYSLLVVDIGRQTVVGALVYDEQGVFGVLENDDDRAVEWATDLLDELRSNADRVPM encoded by the coding sequence ATGGTGGACGGTGACGTGGCTAGCACGGTCGAACTTCTCGCGCGGCGGGCAGAGCTGTTGCGATCCCTTCGCGCGGGCGCCGAGTCGAAACGCGACCTCGTCGACGCGTTGTCGGTGTCGCGTTCGACCGTCGACCGGGCGATCCGGCGCCTCGAGTCTCACGGCTTCGTCGCGCGGTGCGAGGGGGCCGTCGAGATCACGCTGAAAGGGCGTCTCGCGCTCACGGCGTTCGAGTCGTTCGCGGCCGACGTGTCTAGTCTCGACGCCGCGGGAGCGGTGCTAGAGCGGATGGGGGCATCGTCGAGGATGGACGTCTCCATGCTTCGGAACGCCGACGTCGTCGAACCGGACCGAGTGACGCCCAATCGGCCAGCGGGCGCGCTGCTCGAGCACCTCCAGAACGCGACGAGCGTCCGGGGATTCACGAACGTCGTTTTGCCGTCGTACGTGGACGTGTTCCGGGAGAACATTCTGAACCACGACGTCCCGGTCGACCTCGTGGTCACACCGGACGTGTTGGAGGAGTTAGTGGCGAACTATCGCGACACGCTCGACCAGACACTCGAGACGGAGTGTCTCGACCTCCTGTGTGCGAACCGCACACTCGAGTACAGTCTCCTCGTCGTGGATATCGGACGGCAAACGGTGGTCGGTGCGCTCGTGTACGACGAGCAGGGCGTCTTCGGTGTCCTAGAGAACGACGACGACCGGGCGGTGGAGTGGGCTACTGACCTACTCGACGAACTCCGTTCGAACGCGGACCGCGTTCCAATGTGA
- a CDS encoding DoxX family protein, protein MTGTAAAGLLVGRLLFGLVFVFQGVNHFQNVDYMSGYAESKGIPAARLLTVVSGVMLVLGGLAVAAGAYATLGAAAIAVFLLVATPLMHDFWAVPEDQAEGEMTHFLKNLELLGAALVVLAISTVEWQYALGVGLF, encoded by the coding sequence GTGACTGGAACCGCAGCGGCCGGCCTGCTCGTGGGTCGGTTGTTGTTCGGACTGGTGTTCGTGTTCCAGGGGGTGAACCACTTCCAGAACGTCGACTACATGTCCGGGTACGCGGAGTCCAAGGGCATCCCGGCGGCGCGACTGCTGACCGTCGTGTCTGGTGTGATGCTCGTCCTCGGCGGACTCGCCGTCGCGGCGGGCGCGTACGCGACGCTCGGCGCGGCCGCGATAGCGGTGTTCCTGCTGGTCGCGACACCGCTGATGCACGATTTCTGGGCGGTCCCGGAGGACCAGGCGGAGGGGGAGATGACTCACTTCCTGAAGAACCTCGAACTGCTCGGCGCTGCGCTCGTGGTCCTCGCCATCAGCACCGTGGAGTGGCAGTACGCGCTCGGCGTCGGACTGTTCTAG
- a CDS encoding aldo/keto reductase — protein sequence MEYTTLGDTGMKVSRICLGCMSFGSSEWRPWVLDEDDAAPIIERAIELGVNFFDTANMYSNGESERVLGDVLAGYERDAQVVATKGYFQMDDADPNSGGLSRKAIDHQLEASLDRLGMDTVDLYQTHRWDDDTPVEQTLAALDDAVRRGKTRYVGASSMWAHQFAEALHTSEREDYERFVTMQNHYNLAYREEEREMLPLCEREGVGVMPWSPLARGYLTRPHEDVDATTRGSTEEHMYEHPYREGGGPEINERVQELAARKDVKMAQIALAWLFHKNWVDAPIVGTTSVEHLEDAVEALDIDLSDSDIEYLEEPYQPVPVSGHD from the coding sequence ATGGAGTACACGACGCTCGGCGACACCGGGATGAAGGTGAGTCGCATCTGCCTGGGGTGTATGAGTTTCGGCTCCTCGGAGTGGCGCCCGTGGGTGCTCGACGAGGACGACGCCGCGCCCATCATCGAGCGCGCCATCGAACTCGGGGTCAACTTCTTCGACACCGCGAACATGTACTCGAACGGCGAGTCGGAGCGCGTTCTCGGGGACGTCCTCGCGGGGTACGAACGGGACGCCCAGGTCGTCGCCACCAAGGGGTACTTCCAGATGGACGACGCCGACCCGAACTCCGGCGGTCTCTCCCGGAAGGCCATCGACCACCAACTCGAGGCTTCCCTCGACCGCCTCGGGATGGACACCGTCGACCTCTACCAGACCCACCGGTGGGACGACGACACACCCGTCGAGCAGACGCTCGCGGCCCTCGACGACGCCGTCCGGCGGGGCAAGACGCGGTACGTCGGCGCGTCCTCGATGTGGGCCCACCAGTTCGCCGAAGCCCTGCACACCAGCGAGCGCGAGGACTACGAGCGGTTCGTCACGATGCAGAACCACTACAACCTCGCGTACCGCGAGGAGGAACGCGAGATGCTGCCACTGTGCGAGCGCGAGGGCGTCGGCGTGATGCCGTGGTCACCGCTCGCCCGAGGCTACCTCACGCGCCCCCACGAGGACGTCGACGCGACGACGCGCGGGTCCACGGAGGAGCACATGTACGAACACCCCTACCGGGAGGGCGGCGGCCCCGAGATTAACGAGCGCGTGCAGGAACTCGCCGCCCGGAAGGACGTGAAGATGGCCCAGATAGCCCTCGCGTGGCTGTTCCACAAGAACTGGGTGGACGCCCCCATCGTCGGCACCACGAGCGTCGAGCACCTGGAGGACGCTGTCGAGGCACTCGACATCGACCTCTCGGACTCCGACATCGAGTATCTCGAAGAGCCCTACCAGCCGGTTCCGGTGTCCGGACACGACTGA
- a CDS encoding archaellum operon transcriptional activator EarA family protein translates to MEELTGFQWDLICVLCGLDEPKGMTVQEELTEYYGSEVLHARVYQNLDSLVESGLVEKGEQDSRTNFYRVTDDGRRVLAERIEWKRQYLDASPVDAD, encoded by the coding sequence ATGGAGGAGCTAACGGGATTCCAGTGGGACCTGATCTGCGTGCTGTGTGGCCTCGACGAACCGAAGGGGATGACCGTTCAGGAGGAACTCACGGAGTACTACGGATCGGAAGTGTTGCACGCCCGCGTCTACCAGAACCTCGACTCGCTGGTCGAGAGCGGACTCGTCGAGAAAGGCGAGCAGGACTCCCGGACGAACTTCTACCGCGTCACGGACGACGGCCGGCGCGTCCTCGCGGAACGCATCGAGTGGAAGCGCCAGTATCTCGACGCGTCACCGGTAGACGCGGACTGA
- a CDS encoding MarR family transcriptional regulator codes for MTATDESVQDLPPSAKLVLKVLEYNGGLTQKQIVENSRLSQRTVRDALDRLQEVDVVEKDIYIPDARQNLYRLSLEDDDTESETEEAVSEALAE; via the coding sequence ATGACTGCCACCGACGAATCCGTTCAGGACCTCCCGCCGAGCGCGAAACTCGTCCTCAAGGTGCTGGAGTACAACGGCGGCCTGACGCAGAAACAGATCGTCGAGAACTCCCGGCTGTCCCAGCGCACCGTCCGCGACGCGCTCGACCGCCTCCAGGAGGTAGACGTCGTCGAGAAGGACATCTACATCCCGGACGCGCGCCAGAACCTCTACCGACTCTCCCTGGAGGACGACGACACGGAGTCCGAGACCGAGGAGGCCGTCTCGGAGGCGCTCGCCGAGTAA
- a CDS encoding winged helix-turn-helix transcriptional regulator — MDDIEQLPAWCPGEGWCSITATASLVGKKWHPVIIHRLLEHGELGFNALQSEIEGVSSKVLSESLDDLEEKRIVSRDIVSEKPVRVEYALTELGQSLEPVVTSMVEWGDRHLEPVDEETASVV, encoded by the coding sequence ATGGACGACATCGAGCAGTTGCCCGCCTGGTGTCCGGGAGAGGGATGGTGTTCGATCACGGCGACAGCGTCCCTCGTCGGGAAGAAGTGGCATCCCGTCATCATCCACCGCCTCCTCGAGCACGGCGAACTCGGGTTCAACGCGCTCCAGTCCGAAATCGAGGGCGTCTCGAGCAAGGTGCTCTCCGAGAGCCTCGATGACCTGGAGGAAAAGCGAATCGTCTCCCGGGACATCGTGAGCGAGAAGCCGGTCCGCGTGGAGTACGCGCTCACCGAACTCGGGCAGTCACTCGAGCCGGTCGTGACGTCGATGGTCGAGTGGGGCGACCGACACCTCGAACCCGTCGACGAGGAGACCGCGTCGGTCGTGTAG
- a CDS encoding uracil-DNA glycosylase family protein: MQNVTDRTSNPFDMRPPCETAVPGYGDANADFHVVGDHPGVHGGVESGVPFTGTEAATRLRRALADAGLLVEGEPSNAFFSYLHMCVPGDPSDDSKDVPSEPSEADYVELEPFFDAELRAITAHVLLPVGERATRHVLETYTAIDPDDVTLEDVHADELRGSGWLVVPALDPREWSEGDAEAYVDALRALRETDYRRESDLGRFLVGPEPYVVR, encoded by the coding sequence GTGCAGAACGTCACGGACCGAACGAGCAACCCCTTCGACATGCGCCCGCCGTGCGAAACCGCCGTTCCCGGATACGGCGACGCGAACGCCGACTTCCACGTCGTCGGCGACCACCCCGGCGTCCACGGTGGTGTGGAGTCCGGCGTCCCCTTCACCGGGACTGAGGCAGCGACCCGCCTCCGGCGCGCGCTCGCGGACGCCGGCCTGCTCGTGGAGGGCGAACCCTCGAACGCGTTCTTCTCGTACCTCCACATGTGCGTGCCAGGCGACCCGAGCGACGATTCGAAAGACGTCCCGTCAGAGCCGAGCGAGGCGGACTACGTCGAACTCGAACCGTTCTTCGACGCGGAACTGCGGGCCATCACCGCCCACGTCCTCCTGCCGGTGGGCGAGCGCGCGACCCGCCACGTCCTCGAAACGTACACCGCCATCGACCCCGACGACGTGACCCTCGAGGACGTGCACGCCGATGAACTTCGCGGCAGTGGCTGGCTCGTCGTGCCCGCACTCGACCCCCGGGAGTGGAGCGAGGGCGACGCCGAGGCGTACGTCGACGCGCTCCGTGCGCTTCGGGAGACCGACTACCGCCGGGAGTCAGACCTCGGTCGGTTCCTCGTCGGCCCGGAGCCCTACGTGGTTCGATAG
- a CDS encoding MBL fold metallo-hydrolase, producing the protein MHHIQLTNAAFEGRNSVYLLGAADDAAPTTLVDTGIATPDVRAELRDALAARGASFADVDKILLTHWHHDHAGLAGAIQAESDATVYVHEADAPLVAQEPDAVDALHERQREYLDQWGMPADKQRELLDFVGTHDGLRGEPADVTPLSDGDTVSVGALDLEAVHLPGHAAGLLAYSFERDGRREAFVGDAVLPKYTPNVGGADVRVDRPLQQYLDSLERVESLALDRAWPGHRGPIFAPTERARDIAAHHDERTERVRTVVEEHAPATAWEVSAELFGTLSTIHILHGPGEAYAHLDHLVREGELEQTDDGYVSA; encoded by the coding sequence GTGCACCACATCCAGTTGACGAACGCCGCCTTCGAGGGGCGGAACAGCGTCTACCTCCTCGGGGCGGCCGACGACGCCGCGCCCACGACGCTCGTGGACACCGGCATCGCGACGCCGGACGTGCGCGCGGAGTTGCGGGACGCGCTCGCCGCCCGCGGCGCGTCGTTCGCGGACGTCGATAAGATCCTGCTCACTCACTGGCATCACGACCACGCCGGCCTCGCGGGCGCTATTCAGGCTGAGAGCGACGCGACCGTCTACGTCCACGAGGCGGACGCGCCGCTCGTCGCTCAGGAACCCGACGCTGTCGACGCGCTCCACGAACGCCAGCGCGAGTATCTCGACCAGTGGGGGATGCCCGCGGACAAGCAGCGTGAACTCCTCGACTTCGTCGGCACGCACGACGGCCTCCGCGGCGAACCGGCAGACGTCACGCCGCTGTCGGACGGTGACACCGTCTCCGTCGGCGCGCTCGACCTGGAGGCCGTTCACCTCCCCGGTCACGCCGCTGGCCTGCTCGCGTACTCGTTTGAACGGGACGGCCGCCGCGAGGCGTTCGTCGGCGACGCCGTCCTCCCGAAGTACACGCCGAATGTCGGCGGCGCGGACGTGCGCGTCGACCGACCGCTCCAACAGTACCTCGACAGCCTCGAGCGCGTAGAGTCCCTGGCCCTCGACCGGGCGTGGCCGGGCCACCGTGGCCCCATCTTCGCGCCGACCGAGCGCGCCCGCGACATCGCCGCCCACCACGACGAGCGCACCGAGCGCGTCCGGACAGTCGTCGAGGAGCACGCGCCCGCCACCGCGTGGGAAGTCAGCGCGGAACTGTTCGGAACGCTGTCGACCATCCACATCCTCCACGGTCCGGGCGAGGCGTACGCCCACCTCGACCACCTGGTCCGCGAGGGCGAACTCGAACAGACCGACGACGGCTACGTGTCGGCGTAA
- a CDS encoding thioredoxin family protein encodes MVAAESSTELEAGDDAPDFELQGTDGETHALGDFADNDAVLVVFTCNHCPYAQAKFDVLNDIAADYDDVAVVGINPNDAEQYPDDSVERMRELVEDGTIQYDAYLRDESQDVARAYGAVCTPDPFLLRNAGDSFEVAYHGRLDDATNPDDEPTRPAGEMRDAIDSVLAGESVDQAFEPSRGCSIKWREA; translated from the coding sequence ATGGTCGCAGCAGAGTCATCCACGGAACTCGAGGCCGGCGACGACGCACCCGACTTCGAACTGCAGGGGACGGACGGCGAGACGCACGCGCTCGGCGACTTCGCCGACAACGACGCCGTGCTCGTCGTGTTCACTTGCAACCACTGTCCGTACGCGCAGGCCAAGTTCGACGTGCTGAACGACATCGCCGCGGACTACGACGACGTCGCCGTCGTCGGCATCAACCCGAACGACGCCGAGCAGTACCCCGACGACTCCGTAGAGCGCATGCGGGAACTCGTCGAAGATGGCACCATCCAGTACGACGCTTACCTCCGTGACGAGTCCCAGGACGTCGCTCGCGCGTACGGCGCGGTCTGCACGCCCGACCCGTTCCTCCTGCGGAACGCTGGCGACAGCTTCGAGGTGGCGTACCACGGACGACTCGACGACGCCACGAACCCCGACGACGAACCGACGCGGCCGGCCGGCGAGATGCGGGACGCCATCGACAGCGTGCTCGCGGGCGAGTCCGTCGACCAGGCGTTCGAGCCCTCCCGGGGTTGCTCCATCAAATGGCGGGAGGCGTAA
- a CDS encoding O-methyltransferase, with translation MSLILDDTAEAFLTAANPEQSPLLAEMTEYGNEQGFPIVGPDVGQFLRVTARLAGAKRVFEFGSGFGYSAAWFLGALPADGDIVLTDYDEGNLADARGFLSRAGHDTRIHYEAGDAMETFERHDGPFDIILIDHNKSMYVDAFEDAREDLAPGGVVVADNMMAGPVEPEHVTAALRGEDPVDEHTDAIASYIEHVRDDPEFETAFVPLGEGVAVSVKTD, from the coding sequence ATGAGTCTGATTCTCGACGACACCGCGGAGGCGTTCCTCACGGCGGCGAACCCCGAACAGTCGCCGCTGCTCGCGGAGATGACCGAGTACGGGAACGAACAGGGGTTCCCAATCGTCGGCCCGGACGTCGGCCAGTTCCTTCGCGTGACCGCGCGACTCGCTGGCGCGAAGCGCGTCTTCGAGTTCGGGTCGGGATTCGGCTACTCAGCGGCGTGGTTCCTCGGTGCGCTCCCGGCGGACGGCGACATCGTGCTCACGGACTACGACGAGGGCAACCTCGCGGACGCACGCGGGTTCCTCTCGCGTGCGGGCCACGACACTCGGATTCATTACGAGGCTGGGGACGCCATGGAGACGTTCGAGCGCCACGACGGCCCGTTCGATATCATCCTGATCGACCACAACAAGTCGATGTACGTCGACGCGTTCGAGGACGCACGTGAGGACCTTGCGCCGGGCGGCGTGGTCGTCGCGGACAACATGATGGCGGGTCCCGTCGAACCCGAGCACGTCACTGCGGCGCTCCGCGGCGAGGACCCCGTGGACGAACACACGGACGCCATCGCGTCGTACATCGAGCACGTCCGGGACGACCCGGAGTTCGAGACGGCGTTCGTCCCGCTCGGCGAGGGCGTCGCGGTCAGCGTGAAAACTGACTGA
- a CDS encoding DUF7543 family protein, with the protein MEWTEIDRPDGREWEREDGYAVIRLRQTARGDWAVIFDRLEQAPEGQRYERVEEDNEDAALSRVEAFKQ; encoded by the coding sequence ATGGAGTGGACAGAGATCGACCGCCCGGACGGACGGGAGTGGGAGCGCGAGGACGGCTACGCGGTGATCCGACTGCGACAGACCGCGCGCGGCGACTGGGCGGTGATTTTCGACCGCCTCGAGCAGGCCCCGGAAGGCCAGCGCTACGAGCGAGTCGAGGAGGACAACGAGGACGCCGCGCTGTCCCGCGTCGAGGCGTTCAAGCAGTGA
- a CDS encoding nucleoside triphosphate pyrophosphohydrolase, which translates to MAREYDKLVRDRIPEVVREDGETPVVREVSGEEYRDYLAAKLVEEAEEYAESRDVDELADVLEVVDAIAATHDVGAGELPQRQAAKASKRGRFEDGVVLERVEEDSEDTETSGQDADTERQRLEE; encoded by the coding sequence ATGGCGCGCGAGTACGACAAACTGGTTCGTGACCGGATTCCGGAGGTCGTGCGCGAGGACGGGGAGACGCCGGTCGTCCGCGAGGTGTCCGGCGAGGAGTACCGCGACTACCTCGCCGCGAAGCTCGTCGAGGAGGCCGAGGAGTACGCTGAGAGCCGGGACGTCGACGAACTCGCGGACGTCCTCGAGGTGGTGGACGCCATCGCGGCGACCCACGACGTTGGGGCTGGTGAACTCCCACAGCGCCAGGCCGCGAAGGCGAGCAAGCGCGGGCGCTTCGAGGACGGCGTCGTGCTCGAGCGAGTCGAGGAGGACAGCGAAGACACGGAAACGAGCGGGCAGGACGCCGACACGGAGCGCCAGCGACTCGAGGAGTGA
- the bcp gene encoding thioredoxin-dependent thiol peroxidase, whose translation MLAEGDTAPDFELPNQDGETVALSDYDDQYVVVYFYPRADTPGCTTEACSFRDRWGEYEDRGVAVLGISDDPVSDLADFAAEYNLPFELLSDEDGSIATQYDSYGEKNMFGDTFDGTFRNTYVVGPDGTIVAAFEGVDPEEHADEVLAALD comes from the coding sequence ATGCTCGCAGAAGGCGATACCGCGCCCGACTTCGAACTGCCGAATCAGGACGGCGAGACGGTGGCGCTCTCGGACTACGACGACCAGTACGTCGTCGTCTACTTCTACCCGCGCGCCGACACGCCCGGGTGCACCACCGAGGCGTGCAGTTTCCGGGACCGCTGGGGCGAGTACGAGGACCGCGGTGTCGCCGTGCTCGGCATCAGCGACGACCCCGTCTCCGACCTCGCGGACTTCGCCGCGGAGTACAACCTCCCGTTCGAGTTGCTCAGCGACGAGGACGGCAGCATCGCCACCCAGTACGACTCCTACGGCGAGAAGAACATGTTCGGGGACACGTTCGACGGGACGTTCCGGAACACGTACGTCGTCGGCCCGGACGGCACCATCGTCGCTGCGTTCGAGGGTGTCGACCCCGAGGAGCACGCCGACGAGGTCCTCGCGGCACTGGACTGA